aataaataaaatgagacgagcctcgccgaataaaagggacgaattgcggggccctcacagaTATATGTATCATAATGAacacttagattctgggacgggccgtttagcaaatttcacggccttacccaaaataataatgcgctagttgctttaggcgcgcctttaataatgtcatctccctaaactcgggtgcacatttatgggacccaaatccaaatctcaacgaaatcgaaatgtgtctctaatcacgggtacattgactgtgacgtggtctgagatgcatttccatgacgttgcaaattcatttttaaataataaatgggacgagcctcgacaaacaaaaaatgcaaattgcggggccctcagtaaatacttgttttaaagttacttagaattcaggagggccgctcagcgaatttcgtggccttcccaaaataataacacgatagtctctttaggtgcgtgtttaataatctactttcttaaaacttggggtgtgcatttcatgcgacccagatccaaatcccaaaacatcaaataaaatatgttccagattgtgggtgcatttcatgtgacgcagtccaaagacatgttttaagcgatgttcacattcttttgaaataataacaataaagcggtaaaaagttaaaattggcacattggttcataattgtattttaaaatcagataaataagccgaatatgacagttgagcgaccgtgctagaaccacggaactcgggaatgcctaataccttctcccgggttaacagaattccttatccagatttctggtgcgtagactgtaatatggagtcattcttttcctcgattcgggattaaaattggtgacttgggactccctaaatctcccaagtggcgactctgaaataattaaaccaatcccgtttcgattgtcctttaattggaaaaaactcccttgcgcccttcgggtgcggaaaaaggaggtgtgacactatttatatggcatgtcatgtgaggtgttcacagatcacaagagtctacagtacttgttcaagcaaaatgagctaaatttgaggcagtgaaggtggttggagctattgaaagactatgacatcaccatcttatatcatcgggggaaggccaatgtagtggccgatgatttgagtagaaagtcagttagcatgggcagtcttgcgtatattccggtcagtAAGAGACtgtttgctttggatgttcaagctttagccaatcagttcgtgaggttggatgtttctgagcccatccgtatgttagcttgcacagtcgctcgttcttcattatttgagcgtatccgagataggcagtatgatgatcctcatttgcttgtccttagggacacagtgcggcacggcAGTTCCAAGCAGGTgatagttggagatgatggagttttgaggatgcagggtcgtatttgtgtacctaatgtggatAGACTTCataagttgattctagaggagacccatagttttcggtactctattcatccgagcgccacgaagatatatcaggatttgcgacagcaTTACTGGTGaaggatgatgaagaaggatattgttgcatatgtggctcggtgtttgaattgtcagcaagtaaagtacgagcatcagagacctggtggtttgtttcagaggattgagattcctgagtggaagaaggagcgtatcactatgaacttcgttgttggactcccacggacttagaggaagttcgatgcaatgtgggttattgttgataggctgaccaagtcagcgtatttcattcctatggctGTTTCCTACTCCTCGAAGCGGTTGGATGAGATCTATATACGGGAGGttattcgccttcatggtgtgcccgtgtctatcatttctgatcggggtacgcagtttacctcgcatttctagagggCAGTACAGTATGAGTTGAGTTTGTAGGTCGaattgagcacatcatttcatcctcagacagacggacagtccgagcgtactattcggattttagaggatatgctccgagcatgtgttattgactttgaagGTTTGtaggattagttcttgccattagtagagtttgcctacaataacagttactAGCCGAGCATCCAGAAGGCTCcctacgaggctttatatggtaggcgatgtcgatcgttagttggatggtttgagccgggagaggctcggttgttaggtacagatctagtgcaggatgccttggataaggttaagatcattcaggataggtttcgtatagctcagtccaggcaaaaaagttatgccgACCACAAGGTTCATGATGCGACATTCATGGTCagagagcgggtgttgcttcgagtgtcgcccatgaagggcgtgatgagatttgggaaaaaggtcaagctaagccctagattcattggtccttttcagattcttgatcgagtgggaaagGTGGTTTACAGACTTGCGTTTTCGCCaagtttatcagctgtgcacccagtgtttcatgtgtccatgcttcggaagtatcacaatGATCCATCCCGCGTGTTAAATGTCAGCACTGtttagttggacaaggacttgacctatgatgAGGAGTCGATAGCTATTCTAggccggcaggttcgtcagttgagattgaagaatttcccttcagttcatgtgcagtggagaggtcagcctgttgaggcagcgacctgggtgtccgagtccgatatgtggagccgatATCCCAATTTTTTCTCCGACTCAAGTACTTtccttatgtccgttcgaggacgaacgattgttttagaggtggataatgaaaaggtcatcacttattttagaagtcaattttgtattctgaggccttgaaaacctctttttgtctcacctcgatttgtgtgcgtagttcgggcgcattttcgaaaagcttttatgtgaaacttaagtaaataaggaaattggccttTAAATTTGATTAAAATTGACTTTGGTCggcattcttggtaaacggatctGGCACCTTGATCCGACgatctcgtagggtccgtagtaaaatatgagacttgggcgtatgcccagaatcaaatttcgaggtcccaaacccgagaattttttttttaaagaaaattatttgctggaaaatataaaggcctttagaagtgaaatgatgcattttcttgatggtatcgggcccgtatcttggtttcggagtccgatacaagtttaaaataacgattaaattgaatttgtaaaatttggtaaagatcggaattggtttggtataaatcggacgtACAGTTGAGAAAACggaaattttggtgttcttgaataattttatgaatttgatgttgaattcgtagttgttgatgttattttgatgatttgattgcacgagaaagtccgtatgatatttttagacttgcgtgcatttttagtttggagccccgagggctcggatgagttttggataggctacgaggtgaattggacttaggaaattgcAGCTGGTATCTGCTATTTTTTCCCAGGCCTCTGAtcttgcgagatcaggcttcacaaatgcgaagttcTCAGGCTTGGGAAATGCGACCCAGgcgtcgcaattgcgaaccaagcctgggcaggccattctcgcaaatgcgacattttagtcgcaaatgcgaaagggacAGGGGTCGCAAATACGACcattccttcgcaaatgcgaagctggCAGGATTtcaaagggttcgcaattgcgaatccccaatcgcaattgcgacaactgAGACCTGTTAAGTGGGATTTTGATGGGATTTTactcatttttcaaacttttgcAAACCCTAAAAtatcttgggcgattttccaaagaaaggttCTTCTCCACATCATTTGTAAGTCATTTCTTAcccatttctttcaatctaatccatatttttacatgatttcatttcaaaatcaaggggttttcatgggaaattgggtgattttgggtaaaacttaggatttttaaactttggagatttggacctcgatttgaggtccaattttaaaataaattatatatttgagttcgtggatgaatggtgatcgggttttggttcgaacttcggattttgaccaagcgggtcgggggtcgatttttgactttttggaaaaaacatTGGGAAACCTATTTTCACGCATTAGAATTGGTTTGTGtagcatttattaatattattaagtaaattgtggctataTACAAGCGGGTTGgaagtggaatcgagaggtaaaacggtagttgaggcttgattgtgttcgtgacattgaggtaagtgtttggtctaaccttagcttgagaaaataagagttgtggtcttatttgctatgtgttaagtgttgagtatgacgtataggtgtggtgatgagtatctatacgttggtgtcaagcatgcccgtgggtcTTATACTATggttgttgtgactccgttgtgtATTATCCATATTTAATATGTTAATTATAAATATTGTACAAGGCTTAGaaaagtattcttggtaattgaccattgttgagcattggctcaagttgagacttatgtTGTGAAGTAATGGTGGAAACGAGATGGGgtatattattgattcccttgtcgcGATGTTATTGTTTTCCTTGCATGGATGTTATTGTTTAGAATATTGTTTCCATTGCCGGGACGCTATTGCTtatgatattttatttttcttgccgggatattgttgttatactattgttctcttgccgggattcttttgtgattggtgttgatttgtatattgggatcgggttgcacgctgcaacaatattatatgggatcgggttgcacgccgcaacaatattatatgggatcaagttgcacgctgcaacaaggaGTATTAAGGGTGGAcatgtggtatcgggttgcacgctgcaatatcattatatgatttggatcgggttgcacggcgCAACcgtattatatgattgggatcagATTGCACggcgcaacaagaaagaataaaagtgaatattaattcgttattgtttttccttattcttgttgataTGAAATTATTGTGTTTCCTTATATTTCTCTATTGAAATTTTGTTATTACTTGATATTTCCCGTAGCATGTTCCTCCTTCcaatctttaactgctagtttctgttattattatttgccgtatatgctttaactgcataggtttatttggtagtcttgtcctagcctcgtcactacttcgccgaggttaggctcgacacttaccagcacatgggatcttactgatactacactatgcactatgtgcagatctcggtgctggagcttttggaccatagcaaggttgttgccttcagtccagcggaaacccgaggtagtcctgcagacgtacGCAgaccttggcgtccccttctatcattTTCATTATGTTTTTATTAAATTCAAAGGCATACTTGTATTTTTCTATTCAGACCgttgtttgtagtattcatagatggtccgtgacattgtgacactagttctggatagagttgtattttggattttcgTACTAGTATTCGGTTAAATTATCAGATTTCGTCTTTCGTATTActttgattattattattattttgctattgatcacatgttaatttaaaattgttaaaaggtTAAAGAAAAAAGGTAATGAAATCTGtaacactcggcttgcctagcttttacgaGTAGTcaccatcacgacttccgagggtggaaaatccggatcaTGACAATTATACGCTTAAAgcatatagacaaatcggtttcaaataaaatTCTTAATAAAGAAGATGAGTAAATGATcgaaatggtcataataaggaggcaaatGATCTGGAAAATCACATGACATAATACTTCATACAATCTCAGGAGAGGTTTAAGTACATGAAAATATGAATAAAGAGATCTCTATGTCATATTTTTATGAAATAAATATTGGAAAATGATATAAAATGTTCGTAGAAGACATCTGtcatagcgctaagtatagatgaggatcttaagtctgtCGAATACAGATACAAAATTATTGGCCAAATGAAAGAGACACAATTCGAATAGAATTTATTTCATATGAAATACATATAGTTTTTGATCTGCAattcaaatacttgaaagtataaagtcaatgataTGTGCAATCGATTTTCGGTATCTtatttgtctagcatgacataaaaACTTGATAAGCATCTAAAGTCTATTTATATGGCTTATTTGACTACACTTATATGATAATCCCTGGAGGATTTAAATAGCTTGAAGCATTTACAATTCTTGATAAGTACCGCTTCCTtagtgcaatttgtgcacaaatgtatcttgctataactataaacatgataatgtgatagcgaggattttcaaggtgcaacatattcATTGGAGTTAATATGGCTATTTTTCAAATCTCTgccgacgtcaaccttcaagaagctagtgcaCAAGATTGGGATGTGAAGACTCAAGGATTTGCActtttttcccttacaaggttttgtcccactgagttTTTCTTGTAAGGTTTTTTAATGACGCAGCCAAAAGGCGTATTtttaaatatgtgtactctttttctttctctagaatttttttcccactaagttttattttagttaaggttttaacaagGCACATTatttgttgaatagacattcaaggaggtttgttataaatagtattttatttaaggtgaatgtctatattttagagagattgtagggattttacttggtggctaagtcattttttcCTTATAAATAGAGAGATTCTATTCCATTGTTATTCATCCCAATATAAATAAGAATtatctctctacttttctctacaatacttttttcttcttttattatttcataACAGAAAAACTTTTCTTTTTCAATcataaaatagaaatatttttacaAGTGAAATGCATATACCAACATAATTTCAAATTCTAATCTATTTTTCAGCTTAATTCTAaatatattttgttttaaaattcaatttttatgtccaaaataCCGAATAGGAAAAAATAAACGCAAGCCCCACTAAATCCAAGAAACCTGGTTTGTTCGAATTTTCGTCTGTTCTCTGTTTGTACATACTAACGTTTCAGACAAAACACCCTGCAAGATCCATCCCCCTCCCCCCAAACACCCAAACTCCAACCCCAAGGTGATCCCATCTACATCAATATTATAAAAATCCCCTCTTCCATTTTCTTTGTCTAAAATTCTTCTTAATATAAACTCTTCTTAAAGAATCTTGAAACCTTAAAAACAAAAAAacgaaagaattccaagaatatGGTGAACATTAAAGGAGGAACAAGACCACCATGGGTAGGATTAGGAGCTGCAGTTTGGTTACAAATAGCTTCTGGAAATGCATATAATTTCCCCCTTTATTCTCATTCGTTAAAATCAGTTCTTGGTTTTAATCAACAGCAGCTTACTATGCTTGGAGTTGCAAATGATATAGGAGAGAATGTTGGACTTATTCCTGGACTTGTTTGTAATAAGTTCCCACCTTGGGTTGTTCTTTTAATTGGTTCTTTCGCCTGTTTCTTTGGTTATGGTGTTCTTTGGCTTGCACTTAGTCAAACTGTTCAGAACTTGCCTTATTGGCTGGTAAAATTTCTTCCTTTTTTGTTTATCTATGTTAATGATCTAATCTTTGGCTGATGTTTATTGCAATCTTGTTTCTTGTTGTGAGATGATTGGATTAGCTTTGGAATTTACTATCTAACTATATGTTTTAGTGAAATCCAATTTTTTGGGGAAAAGAGATTGATTTGGTGCATTTCCATGTGTTATGTGTTTGGCTGTAATTGCAGAGAGATCATtgtaaatatataatttttggaaAGATTAGGTTTTATAAAGTGGTGATTGCTCCAAAATTGATGCATGTAGGGGTGAGAGAAGAAATTGAAGAATTTCTTGATTGAATAATTGAATTTTTGTGGTTTACAATGATTTTCATAGCTGAAATTATGTTGAAATCCTAGCAGTAGCCTATCCTATTTAAGTGTTCTGAGAGTAAAGCCTCTTCAATTTTAGTTCAACTATCAGGATTGTGTTTGACATGTAAGAAAATTAGCTTATATTTTCTGACGAAGAAGTGTTTAcgttgcaacaacaacaactgggtaGTGTGTACCCACATTTTACCCTTACCCTGGTGGGCAGGGAGACTAGGGAGACTGTTTCCGATAAACCCTCGGCTAAAGACCAGGttgcaacaacaacaaaaaacctagTGAgttctcacaagtggggtctgaggagggtttAGGTTGCATGGCTAAAAAATAACTCATTTGTTATTACATTAATTCAAGGGCGGAGCTAGAAGCCCGGCTACGGGTTTAGCCAAACTGAGTAATTTTTTAAACAGTGTATTTGGTTAAGAAATTCATTAGATAGGTACAATATTAAATTTAGAACCCGAATATTAGCACTTAAAGTCGTCATTCTTAAATCCAGAACCTATAGAGTTCAAAATCTTGGCTCCGCTTCTGCATTGATCATGTAACTAGTGACCACCCTTTACTCTGAAGATCTTGGGCACTACTAACAACTGAGAAGACCAGTATATCTTTTATCTTTTCTTCTTGGAAGCTGAATCCTTTTCCTTCAATCTTGCCGTTTCTGCTTGGATTGATATGGCTCTCATCTTTGCTGGTTGAGGCTCGGCCTTTATCTCTGCTTTCCATGACTTAATTCACAGTAATGTAATGGGTTTGCCCAGCTCTGATTTGTTCCATGTTGCCCTTTTAGTTGTTCACTGCTACTTCGCAAAGTCATACCCTCTAATGCCCATTGATCATTTTCCCTTTTATAATTTCCTAATGTTCCCATATTTGTTGCTTGTATCTTCGTTGTCACTACTTATGATCCCGAGAGTTAATGCAATTCTCTCTGGTATTTGGTTTCTCGTTTCTTCTTTTAATTGAACAATATGATGTACTTTGTTGTTTGGCAGTTATGGATTGCACTTTGTGTTGCCACGAATAGCAGTGCTTGGTTCAGCACAACTGTGCTTGTGACTAATATGAGAAACTTTCCTCTAAGCCGGGGTACTGTTGCTGGGGTTCTTAAAGGCTACGGAGGGCTAAGCGCTGCAGTGTATACGGAAGTCTACAGTGCATTGCTTTGCAATTCTTCTTCTAAGCTCTTGCTCTTCCTTGCACTAGGGGTTCCTACGCTAAGTTTATTGATGATGTACTTTATTAGGCCTTGTACTCCATCTTTAGGCGATGATTCTGCAGAGTCATACCACTTTTTGTTTGTTCAAGTAGCTAGCATTGTGCTCGGTGTCTATGTATTAACAACAACAATTTTGGAAGatatattttctttaaatgtCCTTGTTTCTTATACTTTTCTCGTTATCATGGTGCTCCTTCTAATGGCTCCACTAGCCATTCCTTTGAAGATGACCTTTTACCCCTCAAACCGCGGCAAGATGACCGATGTATCAGACCAAGACAATGTCAGTGCAGATAAATCACAACCCTTGTTAACACCATCATCGTCATCAGCAAACCTAGGAAGCTTTAACGAGGGAGACGAAATCTCTGAAGTGGATATGCTTCTGGCTGAAGGGGAAGGTGCGGTGAAGAAAAAGAGGAGGCCAAGAAGAGGCGAAGATTTCAAGTTCAAAGAAGCTTTGGTCAAAGCAGATTTCTGGCTTTTGTTTTTGGTTTACTTTTTTGGTGTGGGTTC
The Nicotiana sylvestris chromosome 11, ASM39365v2, whole genome shotgun sequence DNA segment above includes these coding regions:
- the LOC104217722 gene encoding protein NUCLEAR FUSION DEFECTIVE 4-like, with the translated sequence MVNIKGGTRPPWVGLGAAVWLQIASGNAYNFPLYSHSLKSVLGFNQQQLTMLGVANDIGENVGLIPGLVCNKFPPWVVLLIGSFACFFGYGVLWLALSQTVQNLPYWLLWIALCVATNSSAWFSTTVLVTNMRNFPLSRGTVAGVLKGYGGLSAAVYTEVYSALLCNSSSKLLLFLALGVPTLSLLMMYFIRPCTPSLGDDSAESYHFLFVQVASIVLGVYVLTTTILEDIFSLNVLVSYTFLVIMVLLLMAPLAIPLKMTFYPSNRGKMTDVSDQDNVSADKSQPLLTPSSSSANLGSFNEGDEISEVDMLLAEGEGAVKKKRRPRRGEDFKFKEALVKADFWLLFLVYFFGVGSGVTVLNNLAQIGIAQGLHDTKILLSLFSFCNFVGRLGGGVVSEYFVRLKAVPRTVWMTCTQVVMIITYLLFASALNGTLYAATALLGVCYGVQFTTMVPTASELFGLKHFGMIFNFMSLGNPLGAYLFSGLLAGFLYDNEAAKQHSATCLGPNCFRVTFLILAGVCGIGTMLSIVLTMRIKPVYQMLYAGGSFRLPQNSNH